The following proteins come from a genomic window of Saccharicrinis carchari:
- a CDS encoding ABC transporter permease: MLDYIQEILSTLRQNKLRATMTGFSVAWGIFMLILLLGSGKGLQNGMEKNFSSSSKNALWIWSRRTQVAFDGLKAGRRIQFTDQDVLELKRSLGNDFDYISGRFYLRGEARLTYKNEFGTYRMEGIMPEFNKIQIINQTQGRFINQLDIDDFRKTIVLSEPIKKALFKNEEEFIGKYIRVNNVPFMVVGTFTDPEDAERKRAYLPLSTAQRVFNGNNRLGEMAIATNAVTVAENKRIEEEVRLLLAKRHRVSPEDKQALGIWNTLEHFKQAQGVFAGIRIFIWFIGIMTIIAGIVGVSNIMIILVKERTKEIGVRKAIGATPLSIIRLVLSESVFITASAGFFGLVAGMGVLSIASAQLQQAGSEVQRAFWNPSADINVALWALCILVISGLVAGYIPARKAARIRPIKALHNE, from the coding sequence ATGCTCGATTATATACAGGAGATATTATCCACCTTGCGACAAAATAAGCTAAGAGCCACAATGACCGGTTTTAGTGTGGCATGGGGAATTTTTATGCTTATTCTGCTGTTAGGATCCGGCAAGGGCTTGCAAAATGGCATGGAAAAAAATTTTAGCAGCTCCTCAAAAAACGCGCTTTGGATATGGAGCCGCCGCACTCAAGTGGCTTTTGATGGATTAAAAGCCGGACGACGGATACAGTTTACCGATCAGGATGTGCTTGAGTTAAAAAGAAGCTTAGGCAATGATTTCGACTATATTTCCGGACGGTTCTATCTTCGGGGAGAAGCCAGGCTAACCTATAAAAACGAGTTTGGCACCTATCGAATGGAAGGCATAATGCCCGAGTTCAATAAAATTCAAATCATAAACCAAACCCAGGGGCGCTTTATAAACCAACTGGATATTGACGACTTTAGGAAAACCATTGTACTATCCGAGCCCATTAAAAAAGCACTATTTAAAAACGAGGAGGAATTCATTGGTAAATATATTCGGGTTAATAATGTTCCCTTTATGGTTGTGGGTACCTTCACCGACCCCGAAGACGCAGAAAGAAAACGAGCTTACCTGCCCCTTAGCACAGCGCAACGTGTATTCAACGGCAACAACCGCCTGGGCGAGATGGCCATTGCCACCAATGCGGTTACCGTTGCCGAGAACAAAAGAATAGAAGAAGAAGTGCGCTTGCTGCTTGCCAAAAGGCATCGCGTATCGCCCGAGGATAAGCAGGCCTTGGGCATATGGAACACACTGGAGCATTTTAAGCAGGCACAGGGCGTTTTTGCCGGCATCCGTATTTTTATATGGTTTATTGGTATTATGACCATCATAGCCGGCATTGTTGGGGTGAGCAATATCATGATTATTTTAGTGAAAGAACGCACTAAGGAAATAGGCGTGCGCAAGGCCATTGGAGCAACACCACTTTCCATTATTCGACTGGTGCTTAGCGAGTCCGTATTTATTACCGCTTCGGCCGGATTTTTTGGACTGGTAGCAGGCATGGGCGTATTGTCGATTGCTTCTGCGCAACTTCAACAGGCAGGCAGCGAGGTGCAAAGGGCGTTTTGGAATCCTTCGGCCGATATAAACGTAGCACTTTGGGCGCTTTGCATTTTGGTGATTTCCGGATTGGTGGCCGGTTATATCCCGGCGCGCAAAGCGGCTCGTATTCGGCCAATAAAAGCGTTGCACAACGAATAA
- a CDS encoding ABC transporter ATP-binding protein codes for MNNSVIKVNALHKTYITGANSLHVLKGIDMDIKKGEMVSIMGSSGSGKSTLLNILGILDNYDQGEFYLNNIRIQRMNEKKAAGFRNKYIGFVFQSFNLISFKNAMENVALPLYYQGVSRKKRNAIALEYLDRLGLKEWSEHLPSQLSGGQKQRIAIARSLISKPKVILADEPTGALDSKTSAEVMDILQEVNKTGITVIIVTHETDIAQRTQRIIRLKDGLIEVNRSNGHGIE; via the coding sequence GTGAATAATAGTGTAATAAAAGTAAACGCATTACATAAGACCTACATCACCGGAGCCAACTCCCTTCATGTACTTAAGGGTATTGATATGGATATCAAAAAAGGCGAAATGGTTTCTATCATGGGTTCGTCCGGCTCAGGAAAATCTACTTTATTAAATATCCTGGGCATTCTGGATAACTACGACCAAGGGGAGTTTTATCTGAACAACATACGCATCCAAAGAATGAACGAGAAAAAAGCGGCCGGGTTCAGAAACAAATACATCGGTTTCGTTTTTCAATCGTTCAATCTTATCTCGTTTAAAAACGCCATGGAAAATGTAGCTCTACCACTGTACTACCAAGGCGTAAGTCGCAAAAAAAGAAATGCGATAGCACTTGAATACCTCGATCGCCTTGGTCTTAAAGAGTGGAGCGAGCATTTACCCAGCCAATTATCGGGCGGTCAAAAACAACGGATAGCCATAGCACGATCGCTGATTTCAAAGCCCAAGGTTATTTTGGCTGATGAGCCTACCGGGGCGCTCGATTCAAAAACTTCAGCTGAAGTAATGGATATACTGCAGGAGGTAAACAAAACGGGCATTACCGTAATTATCGTAACCCACGAAACGGATATTGCGCAACGGACTCAGCGCATTATTCGTTTAAAAGATGGCTTGATAGAAGTCAACCGCAGCAACGGCCATGGTATTGAGTGA
- the rsgA gene encoding ribosome small subunit-dependent GTPase A, giving the protein MKKGIVFKSTGSRYLVKSNEGNLVSCSIKGKFRMDGIKSTNPIAVGDHVSFTMEEDSDMGVISKIEQRKNYIIRKATNLSKQSHIIAANIDQALLLVTINYPITTTVFIDRFLASAEAYRIPVKIIFNKMDRYDSAHKNMVENLRGIYEEIGYPTFAISAKMQDDLGIVVELLKDKVSVIAGHSGVGKSTLINRIQPGLNLKVAEISDVHQSGKHTTTFAEMHDLNFGGAIIDTPGIRGFGLIDIEKEELHHFFKEIFEHSHQCQFDNCTHIHEPGCAVKKAVEEGAIATTRYNSYLNIYDTSTEKHR; this is encoded by the coding sequence TTGAAAAAGGGCATTGTTTTTAAATCTACCGGAAGTAGATATTTGGTTAAGTCGAACGAGGGGAATCTTGTAAGCTGTTCTATCAAGGGAAAATTCAGGATGGACGGTATTAAAAGTACCAATCCCATTGCTGTTGGCGATCACGTAAGTTTTACCATGGAAGAGGATAGCGACATGGGGGTGATATCAAAAATTGAGCAACGAAAAAATTACATTATCCGTAAAGCCACCAATTTATCTAAGCAATCGCACATTATCGCGGCCAATATCGACCAGGCCTTGCTACTGGTAACCATCAATTATCCTATTACCACTACTGTTTTTATCGACCGCTTTTTGGCATCGGCTGAGGCCTACCGTATTCCGGTTAAAATAATTTTTAACAAAATGGATCGTTACGATAGTGCGCATAAAAATATGGTAGAAAACTTAAGGGGTATTTACGAGGAAATTGGATATCCTACCTTTGCTATATCGGCTAAAATGCAGGACGATTTGGGTATAGTCGTAGAGCTTTTAAAGGATAAGGTTAGCGTTATTGCCGGCCACTCGGGGGTGGGAAAATCGACACTAATAAACCGCATACAGCCCGGGTTAAATTTAAAGGTAGCCGAGATTTCCGACGTTCACCAAAGCGGAAAACATACTACCACTTTTGCCGAGATGCATGATCTTAATTTTGGCGGTGCCATAATCGATACTCCTGGAATTAGGGGCTTTGGTTTGATAGATATTGAAAAGGAAGAGTTGCACCATTTTTTCAAGGAAATATTTGAGCACTCACACCAATGTCAGTTTGACAACTGCACACACATACACGAGCCCGGTTGTGCGGTAAAAAAAGCGGTAGAAGAAGGCGCGATTGCTACAACCCGATACAACAGTTATTTAAATATTTACGATACAAGTACGGAGAAGCACCGCTAA
- a CDS encoding sensor histidine kinase, with the protein MKHYQHKKRFKLWMLLGAIVIGSISSLYTNHLVSELKLEEKKKVELWAEATRQLVEPGTNDGTIGLTLEVLKNNTTVPVIIVDQNDSILQHRNLKASVRESNRYLQQQLHQMKSTGKNIVIDLGDGEKQYLYYRTSTLLTKLQWFPILQLLIVSIFVFIAYVGFSNARKTEQNQVWVGMAKETAHQLGTPISSLYGWIELLALRNPQTEGIDEVKKDIQRLQNIADRFSKIGSTPILKHISINNIIEQSIRYLKLRTSDKVEYVLNLTEDTNVKVNAILMEWVFENLIKNAIDAIKGQGTIIISTIKTGNKVTIDITDNGKGIVKSNFKTVFEPGYTTKQRGWGLGLTLTKRIVEEYHKGKIIVKESEPGKKTVFRIIL; encoded by the coding sequence ATGAAACACTACCAACACAAAAAACGATTTAAACTCTGGATGTTGCTTGGCGCCATTGTGATCGGTTCAATATCTTCACTTTATACCAACCATTTAGTAAGCGAATTAAAACTTGAAGAAAAGAAAAAAGTAGAACTTTGGGCTGAGGCCACACGTCAACTGGTGGAACCGGGAACTAACGATGGTACCATAGGTTTAACCCTCGAAGTGCTTAAAAACAACACTACCGTTCCCGTTATTATTGTGGATCAAAACGATTCCATTTTGCAGCATCGCAATCTAAAAGCTTCGGTTAGGGAGTCGAACAGGTATTTGCAGCAGCAACTGCATCAGATGAAAAGCACAGGAAAAAACATAGTCATAGATTTGGGTGATGGAGAAAAGCAGTACCTGTATTACCGGACCTCCACCTTGCTCACCAAGCTACAATGGTTTCCTATTTTACAACTGCTTATTGTTTCAATTTTTGTGTTTATTGCGTATGTAGGCTTCAGTAACGCCCGTAAAACAGAGCAAAACCAGGTGTGGGTTGGTATGGCCAAGGAAACGGCCCACCAGTTGGGTACCCCCATTTCCTCGTTATATGGATGGATTGAATTGCTGGCCTTGCGTAACCCACAAACGGAGGGGATTGATGAGGTGAAAAAGGATATACAGCGTTTACAGAATATTGCCGATCGTTTTTCTAAAATTGGCAGCACACCGATACTAAAACACATCAGCATAAACAATATTATAGAGCAAAGTATCCGATACCTGAAATTACGTACCAGCGATAAGGTGGAATATGTGTTAAATTTAACCGAAGATACTAATGTGAAGGTCAATGCAATATTGATGGAGTGGGTATTCGAGAACCTTATTAAAAATGCTATTGATGCCATAAAAGGTCAGGGTACGATTATTATATCTACAATAAAAACAGGCAATAAAGTGACCATTGATATTACAGACAATGGTAAAGGTATAGTAAAATCAAACTTTAAAACCGTGTTTGAACCGGGCTACACCACCAAACAACGTGGTTGGGGACTGGGCTTAACGCTTACCAAACGCATTGTGGAGGAATATCACAAAGGAAAAATAATCGTAAAAGAATCGGAACCGGGTAAGAAAACCGTTTTTCGAATAATCTTATGA
- a CDS encoding YceD family protein, whose protein sequence is MYQLQEYNINFKSLKDGKHHFHFSIGQLFFKAVEESIIADGDFEIEVELDKKTQMLQLDFNIHGSVKGICDNCLGALTVPVSYQGAVYVKFGIEYDESNEEVIVLPQDESKINIAHLIYEYIVVSMPLRSVHEDYKSCDPEMKARLEEFSGEYHHNDSKEEEITDPRWDALKKLKYNNNK, encoded by the coding sequence ATGTATCAGCTACAAGAGTACAATATAAACTTTAAGAGCTTAAAGGACGGCAAACATCACTTTCACTTTAGTATAGGGCAGTTGTTTTTTAAGGCTGTAGAGGAGTCGATTATTGCGGACGGTGATTTTGAGATAGAAGTGGAGTTGGATAAAAAAACACAAATGCTCCAGCTGGATTTTAATATACATGGTAGCGTTAAAGGTATATGTGACAACTGTCTTGGTGCTCTTACTGTACCGGTTAGCTATCAAGGTGCTGTGTATGTAAAGTTTGGGATTGAGTATGATGAATCCAATGAGGAGGTTATCGTTCTTCCACAGGACGAAAGCAAAATTAACATTGCGCATTTGATTTATGAATATATTGTGGTGAGTATGCCTTTGCGATCTGTCCATGAAGATTATAAGAGCTGCGACCCCGAGATGAAAGCCAGGCTTGAGGAATTTTCGGGAGAATATCACCATAATGATAGCAAGGAAGAGGAAATAACTGATCCCAGATGGGATGCCTTGAAAAAATTAAAATATAATAATAATAAGTAA
- the rpmF gene encoding 50S ribosomal protein L32, protein MAHPKRKISKTRRDKRRTHDKASVPALGVCSNCGSTVKMHTVCGECGYYRGKLAVEKEITA, encoded by the coding sequence ATGGCACATCCTAAGAGAAAGATTTCGAAAACAAGAAGAGACAAAAGAAGGACGCACGATAAAGCTAGCGTGCCTGCATTGGGAGTATGCTCCAACTGTGGTTCTACTGTAAAAATGCACACCGTTTGTGGTGAGTGTGGTTATTATAGAGGAAAATTAGCTGTTGAAAAAGAAATTACGGCATAA
- a CDS encoding beta-ketoacyl-ACP synthase III — protein sequence MKNINAVITGVGAYVPEYVLTNEELSTIVDTSDEWIMSRVGIKERRILKGEAKGASEMGAEAVKQLLQKTGTKPEEVDLLICATVTPDHIFPGTSAIICDKVGIRNIQSFDINAACSGFLYALDTAVKFVKTGHKKVVVVGAEKMSSITDYTDRTTCVLFGDASAAVMIEPSEEEVGVMDTILRSDGAGRHHLFMKAGGSKYPSSHESVDNKEHCVYQDGPAVFKHAVSKMADVSAEIMEKNNLTSDDISWLVPHQANLRIIDATARRMGLEKEKVMINIQRYGNTTSATIPLCLWEWENQLEKGDNIVLSAFGAGFTWGAIYLKWGYDGKAVADGSK from the coding sequence ATGAAAAATATTAATGCAGTTATCACCGGCGTAGGTGCGTACGTTCCAGAGTATGTTTTAACCAACGAAGAGTTGAGTACCATCGTGGACACCTCCGACGAGTGGATTATGTCGCGAGTAGGTATTAAAGAACGACGCATCTTAAAGGGTGAGGCGAAAGGTGCTTCCGAAATGGGTGCCGAAGCGGTAAAACAACTGCTGCAAAAAACAGGTACTAAACCGGAAGAGGTGGACTTGTTAATTTGCGCTACCGTAACACCCGATCATATCTTTCCCGGAACTTCGGCCATTATTTGCGACAAGGTAGGTATTCGTAATATTCAAAGTTTCGATATCAACGCAGCTTGTTCAGGATTTTTATATGCACTGGATACAGCGGTTAAATTTGTTAAAACCGGACACAAAAAAGTTGTTGTGGTAGGCGCCGAAAAAATGTCGTCGATAACGGACTATACCGATCGCACAACCTGTGTTTTGTTTGGCGATGCTTCAGCGGCTGTTATGATAGAACCGTCAGAAGAAGAAGTGGGGGTGATGGATACAATACTGCGAAGTGATGGCGCCGGACGTCATCATCTTTTCATGAAAGCCGGAGGATCCAAGTACCCCTCGTCGCACGAATCGGTAGATAACAAAGAGCATTGTGTATATCAGGATGGCCCTGCGGTATTTAAACATGCGGTTTCCAAGATGGCCGATGTGTCGGCTGAGATAATGGAAAAGAATAACCTTACTTCAGACGATATTTCATGGTTAGTTCCCCATCAGGCCAACTTAAGAATTATCGATGCTACTGCCCGCAGAATGGGGCTGGAGAAGGAAAAAGTAATGATAAACATACAGCGTTACGGTAATACTACATCGGCAACAATTCCATTGTGCTTGTGGGAATGGGAAAATCAACTCGAAAAAGGTGACAATATTGTATTGTCGGCGTTTGGTGCAGGATTTACCTGGGGTGCTATTTATTTAAAATGGGGCTACGACGGAAAGGCTGTTGCAGATGGTTCGAAATAG
- a CDS encoding SDR family oxidoreductase, with amino-acid sequence MEKYVLVTGAAKRIGSVISQQLAAEGWSVLIHYNSSDKDALKLAAQLKEAYPRQEFPTMQCDLSSTKEVLNLFQNTPVKNMKLRALINNASIFTPGSITDITPDFLAEQMGVNFEAPLFLMQTFKKHFGQGSIINMLDTNVIKNIETHAAYLLAKKSLDAITKMAALAWAPAIRVNGIAPGPVLPPPNQDQKHLEKVIANTPLKRQVGTDDIVQTVSFLLNNPSITGQIIFCDSGAHLK; translated from the coding sequence ATGGAAAAATATGTATTGGTTACCGGAGCAGCTAAAAGAATTGGTTCTGTTATATCGCAACAACTGGCAGCAGAAGGATGGAGCGTACTTATTCATTACAATAGCAGCGATAAAGATGCGCTTAAATTAGCAGCACAGCTTAAGGAGGCTTATCCCCGGCAGGAATTCCCCACCATGCAATGTGACCTCTCCAGCACAAAGGAAGTGCTAAACTTGTTCCAAAATACTCCGGTTAAAAATATGAAGTTAAGGGCTCTGATAAATAATGCCAGCATATTCACCCCCGGAAGTATTACTGATATTACACCGGATTTTTTGGCCGAGCAGATGGGGGTTAATTTTGAAGCACCCTTATTTTTGATGCAAACTTTTAAAAAGCACTTTGGGCAGGGAAGTATAATAAACATGCTGGATACAAATGTGATTAAAAATATAGAAACCCACGCGGCCTACTTACTTGCTAAAAAAAGCTTAGATGCGATTACAAAAATGGCGGCACTGGCATGGGCTCCGGCTATAAGAGTGAATGGAATAGCACCGGGACCGGTGTTACCACCACCAAATCAAGATCAGAAACATTTGGAAAAGGTGATTGCCAATACACCCTTAAAACGACAGGTAGGTACAGATGATATAGTCCAAACTGTTAGTTTTCTATTGAATAACCCATCCATCACCGGGCAAATAATTTTTTGCGATAGTGGTGCTCATCTAAAATAA
- a CDS encoding FolB domain-containing protein, whose amino-acid sequence MEIIRIKDLLLRTQVGFNKHELGKKQDLLLNVAIYYSTEGEEESDNPSQALDYRTICKKIVHMVESTHFALLEKVANDVANLILEMERVEKVNIEVDKPHALRFARSVSFTCSKSKNIGRETTGFDESV is encoded by the coding sequence ATGGAAATCATTCGTATTAAAGACCTATTGTTAAGAACTCAAGTAGGGTTCAATAAACATGAGTTGGGCAAAAAGCAAGACTTGTTGCTAAATGTAGCGATTTATTATTCAACGGAAGGGGAGGAAGAGAGTGATAATCCTTCGCAAGCTTTGGACTATAGAACTATTTGCAAAAAAATTGTTCATATGGTTGAAAGTACACACTTTGCCCTTTTAGAAAAGGTTGCCAATGATGTGGCCAACTTGATTCTGGAGATGGAGCGGGTGGAAAAAGTGAATATTGAAGTAGATAAACCCCATGCCTTACGTTTTGCCCGGAGTGTTTCATTTACCTGTTCAAAATCAAAAAATATAGGCAGAGAAACTACGGGTTTCGATGAGTCGGTTTAG
- the folK gene encoding 2-amino-4-hydroxy-6-hydroxymethyldihydropteridine diphosphokinase, which produces MNKAIIGLGSNIDAPANLNRAVELLKEQFSVVKVSQWMQTQPIGITEQPVFFNGVLVMETTLELKPLETALKNLEDRMGRDRTRPKFGPREIDLDVILWNGQVVDDDYYTRDFLQSLVREVL; this is translated from the coding sequence ATGAATAAAGCCATTATAGGATTGGGTTCAAACATTGATGCTCCGGCGAATTTGAACCGTGCTGTTGAGCTGTTAAAAGAGCAATTTAGTGTAGTAAAAGTTTCACAATGGATGCAAACACAACCCATAGGCATCACTGAGCAGCCGGTTTTTTTTAATGGTGTTTTAGTGATGGAAACCACCCTGGAGTTAAAACCTCTGGAAACCGCACTCAAAAACCTGGAGGATCGTATGGGGCGCGATCGTACCCGTCCCAAATTTGGCCCCCGCGAAATTGACCTGGATGTAATCCTCTGGAATGGCCAAGTGGTGGATGACGACTACTATACACGCGATTTTTTGCAAAGCTTAGTAAGGGAGGTGTTATAG
- a CDS encoding phosphoglycerate kinase, with protein MPSINTYNFSGKKAIIRVDFNVPLNDKFEITDDTRIRAALPTIQKVLKDGGAAIVMSHLGRPKDTYDEKFSLKHVVNHLSELLGVDVKMAPDSIGAEVKEMAAGLKAGEVLLLENLRFHAEEKKGDEGFAKQLAELAEVYVNDAFGTAHRAHASTAVIAEYVDVKMAGFLLEKEIKFLGDTVANPERPFVAIVGGAKVSGKLEVLKSLIEKVDTILIGGGMAYTFLKAQGHAIGGSLVEDDLVDTAKQILKDAKSKGVKFMLPLDNLAADKFDNEADIQVVGIEIPEGRMALDVGPKTVEAYAAEIATAKTVIWNGPMGCFEMPNFAKGTFGVCEAVAQSDAISIIGGGDSVAAVNQSGLADKMSHISTGGGASLEFLEGKELPGVKAIRE; from the coding sequence ATGCCTTCAATTAACACTTACAATTTTTCAGGAAAAAAAGCCATTATCCGAGTGGACTTTAATGTGCCTTTGAACGATAAATTTGAAATCACAGACGATACGCGCATCCGTGCCGCGCTGCCCACTATCCAAAAAGTTTTAAAAGACGGCGGAGCTGCAATTGTAATGTCGCATTTGGGGCGACCAAAAGACACGTACGACGAGAAGTTTTCGTTGAAGCATGTGGTGAATCATCTGTCCGAGCTATTGGGGGTTGATGTTAAAATGGCACCCGACAGTATTGGCGCCGAAGTAAAAGAAATGGCTGCCGGACTCAAAGCAGGTGAGGTACTGCTGTTAGAAAACCTAAGATTTCATGCCGAGGAGAAAAAAGGCGACGAGGGTTTTGCAAAACAATTGGCCGAACTGGCAGAGGTGTATGTTAACGATGCATTTGGAACAGCACACCGTGCACACGCCTCTACCGCTGTTATAGCTGAATATGTTGATGTTAAGATGGCCGGCTTTTTACTGGAAAAAGAGATTAAATTTTTAGGCGATACTGTAGCTAACCCCGAAAGACCGTTTGTGGCTATCGTGGGAGGAGCTAAGGTTTCGGGAAAGTTAGAGGTTCTAAAGTCCTTGATCGAAAAAGTAGATACCATTCTTATTGGTGGTGGTATGGCCTACACCTTCCTTAAGGCGCAAGGCCACGCCATTGGGGGTTCCTTGGTTGAGGATGATTTAGTGGATACTGCAAAACAAATTTTGAAAGATGCTAAATCCAAAGGGGTTAAATTTATGTTGCCCTTAGACAACCTGGCTGCTGATAAATTTGATAATGAGGCAGATATTCAGGTGGTAGGCATTGAGATTCCGGAAGGAAGAATGGCGCTTGACGTAGGACCTAAAACCGTTGAAGCCTATGCTGCCGAAATAGCCACAGCTAAAACTGTGATTTGGAATGGCCCAATGGGATGTTTTGAGATGCCTAACTTTGCCAAAGGTACTTTTGGCGTTTGCGAGGCTGTAGCCCAGTCCGATGCCATCTCTATTATTGGTGGGGGCGACTCGGTTGCCGCAGTTAACCAAAGTGGATTGGCCGATAAGATGAGCCATATCTCAACAGGTGGAGGTGCTTCTTTAGAATTCCTCGAAGGAAAAGAACTTCCCGGGGTTAAAGCAATTAGAGAATAA
- the ahcY gene encoding adenosylhomocysteinase — MAEMLTDTLPYKVKDMSEADFGRKEIEIAEKEMPGLMSLRAKYGNEKPLKGAKIMGSLHMTVQTAVLIETLVCLGADVRWCSCNIYSTQDHAAAAIAKAGVPVFAWKGETLKEYWWCTERALDFGEGKGPDLIVDDGGDATMMIHLGRQAEMDNAILDKDYSGEGEDYRELIERIKIELKKNPNRWTQVAETCKGVSEETTTGVHRLYQMMERGELLFPAINVNDSVTKSKFDNLYGCRESLADGIKRGTDVMVAGKTVLICGYGDVGKGCAQSMRGFGARVLVTEIDPICALQAAMEGYEVTTTEDALHETDIFVTTTGNKDVITIEHMEKMKDQAIVCNIGHFDNEIQVEKLEQYPGIIEKNIKPQVDVFEFPDGHSIILLSRGRLVNLGNATGHPSFVMSNSFTNQTLAQLELWQKDYKVGVYVLPKKLDEEVARLHLEKLGVKLTSLTKEQANYLGIPQEGPYKPENYRY; from the coding sequence ATGGCTGAGATGTTAACGGATACACTTCCGTATAAAGTGAAAGATATGAGTGAAGCCGATTTTGGCCGAAAAGAAATTGAAATTGCCGAAAAGGAAATGCCGGGTCTGATGTCCCTGCGTGCTAAATACGGAAATGAAAAACCTTTAAAAGGAGCCAAAATAATGGGTTCCTTGCACATGACCGTGCAAACAGCCGTATTAATTGAAACGCTGGTATGTTTGGGGGCGGATGTGCGCTGGTGTAGCTGTAATATCTACAGCACACAGGATCACGCTGCAGCTGCTATTGCTAAGGCCGGCGTTCCGGTGTTTGCCTGGAAGGGCGAAACACTGAAAGAGTATTGGTGGTGCACCGAAAGAGCATTGGACTTTGGCGAAGGTAAGGGTCCGGATCTTATTGTAGACGATGGGGGCGACGCTACCATGATGATTCACTTAGGGCGCCAGGCAGAGATGGACAATGCTATACTTGACAAAGATTACAGTGGTGAGGGCGAAGACTATAGGGAGCTGATAGAGCGCATTAAAATTGAATTAAAAAAGAACCCCAATCGATGGACGCAAGTTGCCGAAACTTGCAAGGGCGTGAGCGAAGAAACCACCACCGGTGTGCACCGCTTGTACCAGATGATGGAAAGAGGCGAGCTGTTGTTCCCCGCCATTAATGTAAATGACTCGGTAACCAAATCTAAATTCGATAATCTGTACGGTTGTCGCGAGAGCCTTGCCGATGGTATCAAGCGGGGCACCGATGTAATGGTAGCCGGAAAAACAGTGTTGATATGTGGTTATGGAGATGTAGGCAAAGGTTGTGCACAAAGTATGCGCGGTTTTGGTGCCAGAGTGCTGGTTACCGAAATAGATCCTATTTGTGCCTTACAAGCTGCCATGGAAGGGTATGAAGTGACCACAACGGAAGATGCGCTTCACGAAACCGATATCTTTGTTACCACTACCGGTAATAAAGATGTGATTACCATAGAGCACATGGAAAAGATGAAGGATCAAGCCATCGTTTGCAATATTGGCCACTTCGATAATGAGATACAGGTAGAAAAGCTGGAGCAGTATCCGGGTATTATCGAAAAGAATATTAAACCACAGGTGGATGTATTTGAATTCCCCGATGGTCACTCCATAATTTTATTATCGCGTGGCAGATTAGTTAATCTGGGCAATGCGACCGGCCATCCTAGTTTTGTGATGAGTAACTCCTTTACTAACCAAACATTAGCTCAATTGGAGCTGTGGCAAAAAGACTACAAAGTTGGGGTATATGTTTTACCCAAAAAACTTGACGAAGAAGTCGCCCGCCTGCACCTTGAAAAATTAGGGGTTAAACTGACTTCGCTCACTAAGGAACAAGCCAATTATCTGGGTATTCCACAAGAAGGTCCCTACAAACCGGAGAATTACAGATATTAG
- a CDS encoding nitroreductase family protein: MQDCAAATQNILIAAESMGLGAVWTASYPYDDRTKAVIERLNLPGNHVPLNVIPIGYPTGEDLPKNKWKPENIIWQ, from the coding sequence GTGCAGGACTGTGCGGCAGCCACCCAAAATATACTTATTGCCGCTGAGAGTATGGGATTAGGTGCGGTATGGACTGCTTCATATCCTTATGATGACAGAACGAAAGCGGTGATAGAAAGGCTAAATCTGCCCGGGAACCACGTACCTTTGAACGTTATACCCATAGGGTATCCTACCGGCGAAGACCTACCCAAAAATAAATGGAAACCGGAGAATATTATTTGGCAATAA